The following nucleotide sequence is from Halorussus caseinilyticus.
TCGACCCCCAACAGCTCGGACTCGAATTCGGGTCCGGGGCCGTCGTCGGCGGCGTCATCGGGTTCGCCGCCAAGAAGGTGGCGAAACTCATCGCCGTCATCGTCGGTCTCGAACTAGCTCTCTTCAAGTTCCTCGAATCGCGCGGCATCCTGACGGTGGACTGGGAACGACTCACCGCGGGCGCGCTGAAAGCGGG
It contains:
- a CDS encoding FUN14 domain-containing protein, which codes for MPLEIDPQQLGLEFGSGAVVGGVIGFAAKKVAKLIAVIVGLELALFKFLESRGILTVDWERLTAGALKAGEAAQGGTPPSWMTTILSTLSVGAGFTGGFLLGFRKG